The nucleotide window ATCAACATTGAGCATGACAAAGTTTAATTTATCCCCATATTCCGTCTTCAATTTGCTGACATCTTCCGCCATTGCTTGACAAGTAGTACACCAATTGGCATAAAACTCTATTAAAGTTGGTTTGCCGTTATTCACTGCTACGTCTATAGGGACAGCTTTAGTCGCTAGCGTCTCTAAAGTTGTAGTGGGGGTTTGAGTCCGAAATCCCAAACTCAAGGCGATCGCGAGGGCGATCGCAGCCATAGCGATGATAAAATTGCGCCAGCGAGGATCGGATGGGGCAGAATTGGATTCGGGGAGGTTCGCAGCCATGTCTAATATTGCGTAGGATCAAAATACCAGTATACTTTCACTCTCCAAAACCCCTACCGTGAAAAAACGGGTCAAACTTACCTTCCCCAAACGTTATATCCAAATGCCGATTACCTATCGGCTAGCCAAAGATTTTAACGTCGCTGCTAATATTATTCGCGCTCAAGTAGCCCCCAATCAAGTGGGTAAGCTAGTGGTAGAACTATCGGGAGATATCGATCAATTAGATAGTGCCATTGACTGGATGCGATCGCAAGGGGTTCAAGTCTCTCTCGCTAGCAAGGAAATCTTGATTGATGAAGAAACCTGCGTTCATTGTGGGTTATGCACCGGAGTTTGTCCGACAGAAGCCTTAACCCTCGAACCATCGACCTTCCGTCTCCATTTTGCCAGATCTCGCTGCATCGTCTGCGAACAGTGTATCCCGACTTGTCCGGTACAAGCAATTTCTACTAATATTTAGTGAAGATACCTCATACCAATTCACCTTGAAGACGCTACAAATTTTGGGTAGGGGCGCAACGCGTTGCGCCCCTACTTCAGTGGACTTGAGCTATGAGCCGTGAACTTGAGTTCACGGCGGAGCAAGGCTTTCACGTTAAGTTGACACCAATGAATCCTTTGCGCCCCTACAGAGAATTCATGCGTAGTGATTATTTAGTGAATTGGTATAAGTTGCGATCGCTCGATCGCTTGATATATTAGGGTAGGCAATGGCTAACCTACTTCTATAGAACCCATGTCAACTAGCGATCTATCAAATTCAGAAACAGGCTATCGCCATCTTCCTCAGTTAAAGTTACCAGCAATGTTTCGGTTGGGATTATTTCAAGTCGGTTTGGGAATGATGTCTGTTCTCCCAGATGGGGTTTTAAACCGAGTTTTAATTAAGGAATTAGGAGTTCCTGCAACTATTGCTAGTTTAATTTTAGCCATGACTTTGTTTGTGGCACCAGCAAGAATCTGGTTTGGGCAAATGTCTGATGCGAAAAAGCTTTGGGGTTATCACCGCACTGGCTATGCTTGGATTGGCATCATTTCTATGGCTATTATGGCGATAGTAACTGTTCAACTAATGTGGCAACTTAATAATAGTTTAGTTGCTAATGGTTGGAGTGGAGAAACATATGCAAGGGCAGGATTGTTAACTCTGGGATTTGGGACTTATGGGTTAGCTGTGTCGATTTGTTCTACCCCATTTGCCACTTTATTGGTAGATGTCTCTGATGACGATAACCGTTCGCAACTGGTGGCGATTGATTGGGGAATGCTGATTGGGGGAACGGTAGTGGGAGCCGTTACGATTGGGGTTTTACTCAAAAAACTGAACTTTGATGCGGAAATTGGGCAAGTTGAAACAGCCATCAACCGACTATTTTTTATCATACCTGCGATCGCAGTTACCCTAGCTTTTTTGGCTACTTGGGGGATGGAGAAGAAGTATTCCCGTTACAGTTTGCGTTCTCAATTAGTTAACCGAGAGGAAAGTATCACTCTCAAACGCGCATGGCGGATTTTAACTACTAGTCGTCAAACCAAGATTTTCTTTATTTTCTTACTGTTCATGACATTGGGTTTATGGATGCAAGATCCAGTTTTAGAACCCTATGGCGGTGAAGTATTCAAAATGGAAATAGGCGCTACAGCTAGTCTAAATGCTTTTTGGGGGATAGGAACTTTAGTTGGGCTGGTTATCTCTGGATTTTTCCTGGTTCCTCGGATTGGCAAGCAAAAAACCGCTAAGATTGGCTGTATTGCCTGTGCTGCTTGTTTGACATTAGTGATTCTATCTGGATTTACCCAAGCGCGTGTAGCTTTACAAATTGCCTTACTTTGTTTTGGTTTAGGTTCGGGAATTTTAACCTCTGGGGCGATTACACTGATGTTAGACCTAACAGCAGCCGAAACTGCTGGTACTTTCATCGGCGCGTGGGGATTAGCTCAAGCTTTTGCCAGAGGAATGGCTAAAGTGATTGGAGGAGGGTTATTAGATCTTGGTAGAGGAATATTTGGCAGTAACTTAGTGCTGGCATATGGGTTAGTATTTATCTTGCAAGCCGCCGCGATGTTGACAGCAATTATATTTTTGCAGCAAGTAAGCGTACAAGAGTTTCGCACCAACGCCCAACAAGCGATCGCTTCTGTGTTAGAAAACGAGAGAGATTAGATGGATAATTTTTGGGCGCAGGTTCTAGAATTTGCCGAAACAACTACTCATCGCGTAGGCGAACAGTTGTTACAATACTTTGGCAATGTCCAAGCAACCAGAAAAGCTGATGGTAGTCTAGTCACCGAAGCCGATCGATGGTCAGATACCGAGATAAAAGCAGCTATAGCCAAAAAATTCCCAGATCATGCTGTATTAACCGAAGAATCGCAACATATAGTCCCAGGATCAGATTGGTTTTGGGCAATAGATCCTTTAGATGGCACCACTAACTTTACCAGAGGAGTTCCCATTTGGGGAATTGTCTTGGGATTATTTTATAAAGGAACTCCCGTTTTTGGTTACGTCCACTTTCCCCCATTAAACCAGTCTTTTCACGGTTTTTGGGATGCTAGCGGCGAACTCAACCTCACACCAGGGGCTTTCTTAAATCATCAACCGATTCACAGCAGTCTAGAAAATCCCAGTCAGAACCATTTTTTCAGCTTGTGCGCTCGGAGTACCTTCATCCTCAAACCTGGTTTTCCCTGCAAAATCAGAATGCTAGGAGTCGCCAGTTACAACTTTCTCGCCGTTGCTTCTGGAACCGCTTTGGGAGGCGTGGAAGCAACCCCAAAAATATGGGATTTAGCGGGAGTTTACCCAATTATTCAAGCTGCTGGCGCTAGTTGGATACATCTGTCTTCTGAACCCCTATTTCCCCTCAAAGCTGGCGAAGACTATGGTCAGCGTTCTTTACCCACTTTAGTCGTTAGCCGCCCAGAATTGGTTCCGATTTTTGAGCCTTGGGTAGAAGCTTTGAGGAGTTAGGAGAGATGCAATAAGTGCCCCATGCCCCATGCCCCATGCAATTTACTTACGCCGATGAACCACCACCCACTCTAAATAACCAATTGGCGCATTTAACTTAATTAAGGCTTCTGGAGCCGGATCTTTCTGCAAATTAATTGATTCAACTCGTCCAATCGGTAATCCAGCCGGAAATAACTGACTAACAGTAGAAGTAACTATCAAGTCTCCTGGGCGGACATTTGGTACTTTATCAAAAAACTCTACCACTGCGCGATCGCCCTCTTGACCACGCAAAAAGCCCATATTGCGACTTCTCCCAACAGCTACACCCACTCTACTGCTGCGATCGCTAATTAGCAATACCCGACTACTACTAGCAGAAGTTGTCACTACTCTACCAATTAATCCTCCAGGAGCCATCACCGTATCACCGACGCGGATACCATCTTTTTCACCCCTAGCCAGAGTTAATTGATGCCACCAATTATCGGCACTGCGTCCGACTACGGGGGTTATGATACCAGGGAATTTGCTGGTCTTAGAATAATTAATCAGTTTTCGCAGTTGCTGATTTTGGGTTTCTACCTCTTTCAGACGTGCTTCTAGTTCTTCTATCTTAGCATTAGTCAATAGCTGAACTTTACTAATATTTCCTTGCCAAGGGCGAGATATCTGTTGATATAGCTCCAAAATCAAAGATCCTTGGGTTTGCCGGAAAAACCAAGCACCTCCCAAAGCTAAACTTATAAGGATCAAGGGAACGCGGTAACGTCCCCACCACTGACTCCAACCATACATAACATTTACAGCTAATTCCAAGTTGTTGAGAGTAAGGAAGAAGGAAGGAGGAAGGAATTTTTACGGTAGCTTACCTATGAACTAAGTCAAAAGCAAAAAGTTTTTCCCGATTCCCGATTCCCGATTCCCGATTCCCTAATCCCCAATCCCCATTTAAGAGTTACGAAAATGACCGCTAAATACCCGCTCTAACTGTTTGAAATTCTCTAAAACCTTACCCGTACCCATAACTACGCAAGTCAGAGGATCGGCTGCAATATGAGTTACAATTCCAGTTTCATGAGTAATTAATTTATCTATACCTTTGAGTAAAGCACCACCACCTGCTAACATAATCCCGCGATCGACAATATCCGAACCAATTTCTGGGGGTGTCTTTTCCAGAGTTCGCTTCACAGCTTCAATGATGATTGACAGTGGTTCTGACATACTTTCACGGATTTCTGGGGCTTTGATAGTGATATTTCTCGGTAAACCAGAAAGTAGGTGTAATCCCCTAACTTCCATCACATTTTCTATATCCCCATCGCTAGGAAAAGCCGAACCAATCTGAATTTTAATATCTTCAGCCGTCCGCTCTCCAATGACAATGTTATGGACTTTTTTCATGTACTGAATGATACATTCAGTCAATTCGTCTCCAGCTACCCGCACAGACTCACTGATTACCGAACCTTGTAAACTGAGGACGGCGACTTCTGTCGTTCCGCCCCCAATATCGATAATCATATTACCTGTGGGTTCAGTGATGGGTAAGCCAGCCCCGATCGCAGCAGCCATTGGCTCATCTATCAAATATACTTCCCTAGCTCCAGCTTGAGAAGCAGCTTCCATCACCGCACGCCGTTCTACGCTAGTAATCCCACTGGGAACCCCAATAATAATTCTAGGAGAAACTAGAGTCCTGCCTTCATGAACTCGCCGAATAAACTGTTTGAGCATTAATTCTGCGTTATCAAAGTCGGCAATCACTCCGTCTCGCAAAGGGCGCACCACGATGACATTACCTGGTGTCCGTCCTAGCATACTCTTGGCTTCTTTACCGACAGCCAGGGGTATTTTCTCATTTTGGTCAACAGCAACTACAGACGGCTCTTCGAGGACAATCCCTTTACCTGGTACGTAAATTAATGTATTAGCAGTTCCCAGGTCAATCCCCATATCCCTGGATAAACTGGATAAAGAGAAGCGACTAAACCAACCCACCTATTTTATGCTCCCACAGTGCAATGGTTCGACTTTTGACTTAGAATCTAACCGAGTGGATTCTATTACTTTTTATCTTCACAGTCTAGTGTGAATTTTTACAGTCGTGGTTGGCTGCAACTAAAATTTATCCACTGGCGATCGCAATCTGGGCTAGGAACCAGTTTTTGTTCTAAAATTTATTAGTACATAAGTACTGAAATATATATGAGTATCAATGTTGTACATTTAGTCGGACGGGTTGGTGGCGAACCAGAAGTTAGGTATTTTGAAAGTGGCAGTATCAAGTGCAGTTTGACGTTAGCGGTAAATCGACTCAGTAAGAATAAGGATAATGAGCCGCCAGATTGGTTTAACTTAGAGTTATGGGGAAAGACGGCGGAAATAGCTGCTAATTATGTCCGAAAAGGCAGTTTGATCGGTGTCCAAGGAGCTTTTAAAATAGAGACTTGGCAAGATCGTACTACTAATACCGAAAGATCTAAGCCAGTAATTAAGGTTGAGCGCCTAGATTTGCTAGGTTCTAAGCGCGATAGCGATCCTAATGCTGTGAGTAACTACACTACCAATGTAGAGATGTAAAATTCTAAGCTAGGCGGCGACGGTGCCAAAGATTAGTCCAAATCAAGGCACCTGCAAAGACTAAAGTGGAGAGGAGGACGACACTAGCTCCAGAGGCGATATCGAGATAGTAACTCAGATAGATGCCCAAAAAAGAGATAATCATGCCTGTGATTCCAGAGATGATCATAATATGACTAAAGCGATCGCTCAACAACCGAGCGATCGACGCAGGAATCACTACCGCCGAGATAATCAACGTTACGCCCAAAATATTCAACGTAGAGACGAGTAAAGTCGCCAGCATCAAAGCAAACAAGGTATCCATCGCTACAACGGGAACCCCATGCACTTTAGCTACATCGCGATCGAAACTCCAAAATAGCAAAGGTCTGTAAAAAATTACTACCAAAGCCAGTAGAGTAATTGTGACTCCAGCTACCACTATTAGATCGCTCTGAGAGACACCTAAAACGTTCCCAAACAAGGCTGCTTCAAAATTACGACTGAAGTTGCGATGAGTGCTAATAATAGCCACTCCCAGGGCAAAACTGGCGGTAGTAACAATCCCGATCGCCGCATCAGAATAAACTTTGCGTCCTGTGAGATACTGAATTAATAAGGCGGTAATAAACCCCCAAATCCCCGAACCAATGTAGAAATTAATTTCTAAAACATAGCTCAAAACCGCTCCACCCAAAATGGCATGGGATAAGCCATGAGCAATGTAACTTAGTCTGCGAGTAATAATATAAACCCCCATTACCCCACATAATAGCCCTGCCATAGTTCCTACTAGCAAAGGTATGACAAAGATTTCGCGGGTAAATGGCTGTAATAATGTGTTCATAAGCTGCCTTAGCCTTTAATTTACTAGAAGACAGGAAGAAGGATCGATTCTCAAAATACTTTTGACTTTTTTCTAGAGATGAGAATCACTTCCCCAGATAGAAGTGGGTACTTGATTCAGTGTTTGATGTAGACGTGAGGTTTGACCGCTAGCAATGAGAATGCGATCGCCTTGATGAACTACAATCATTTCTGCACCAAATGTTTTTTCCAAATTACTGGGATTAAACACATTAATTGGTTCTCCTTGACACACCACACCTCGATTAAAACAAATTACCCAAGGAAGATGAGAAGCAACTGAATTGAGATCGTGAGTTGAGAGTAAAATTGTTAATCCTTGTTGATTTAATTCTCCTAACAGATGTAGTAATTCGTGTTGCATCCTTAAATCTGAACTGCTAGTTGGTTCGTCTAAAATTACTAGATCTGGTTCCCCAACTAAAGCTCTAGCTAGAAAGACTCTTTGTTGCTGTCCTCCCGATAATTCTCCAATTGATTGATGCGCTACATGAGCAATATTTAAACGTTCTAATATCTCTTTGACTAAACGGCGATCGCGTTTGCTAGGTCGTGAGAAGAGTTTTCTCTGGCGATAGCGACCCATCAAGACTACTTCATAGGCTGTTACTGGAAAGTTCCAATCGACTGTTTCTACTTGGGGTACATAACCTACTTTCGGCGGTGATTGTCCTTTTTTGAGTTGTTTTCCTTGAAACAAAACTTCTCCAGACCAAGGAGGAATTAACCCTAAAATAGTTTTCATCAAGGTACTTTTACCTCCACCAGATGGTCCGACTAAACCACACATATTACCTGGAGGAAAAGAGAGATTTACATTAGTAAATACGGGCTGATTTTGATAACCACAGCTTAAGTTTTTGACTTCTAATAAAGCGGGTTTTGAGATTTTGGGTTGAATGGTTAAAGTATCAGCCATTAATTAAAAAGATAAAGAATAAATATTACTGATTGTTTTTGGCAGTAGGTCCAACTACATTTGCTGTATTTAATTGAGCAACCAATTGGGGATTTCCTCCTAAATTTTCGGCTAATATTTTCAAGTTATCTGCCATCATGCCAACATATGTATGCTGCGGATTACTATTTTCCATTGCATTCGCTGAACCCTCGCCAGGTAATGCATCATCACTGGTATTAGCTAGCTTGACTTTGGCTTCTTTGGCAATTCGCTCAGAAATTTTGCTGGGGTAAACTTCCGAACCAAAAATAGCTGGAACTCCTGTTTGATTAATTTGGTCTAACAATTTAGCAATATCTTGGGCTGAAGGTTCATTAAAGTCTGAAGGTTGAATGGCACCAATAACTGTAAAACCATAATCTCTTGCCCAGTATGCCCATGAATCATGATAGGTTAATAGCTTGCGATTTTGAGGAGGAATACTGGCAACTACAGCACGAGTAACTTTATCTAAATCATCTAGACGAGCTAGATAATTTTTTAAGTTAGTATTATAGTAATCTTTTCCTTCTGGATCTAACTCAATCAGGTGCTTGGCGGCTAGTTTAGCATAATTAGCTGCATACTTGTTATTGACCCATAAATGCGGATTTGGATCTCCTTTTTCTTGGGGAAAACTGAAGTCAAAAATCCAATCTTTTTTAGCGATAGTTTCATCACCTATTTGATATATTTTAGTATCTTTGGGTTTGCTAGAATTAGCTAATTTCTGAGTAGGAATTTCCAAACTAAGACCATTGACTATAATGAGATTAGCCTTAGCCAAAATTTCGGCATCAGAAGGACGAGGTTCAAATGTGTGAGAGTCTGTACCCTCTGGAATAATTCCTTGAACTTTAACTCTTTCTCCAGCAATGTTACTTACAATATTGGTAATAGGAGCTACAGTTGTAACTACTAATAGTGGGGTTTTAAAAGTGCGATCGCCAACAGATAATGGTGTGGATGTCACCGCAACTGGAGGAGAAGTATTGACATTTTGAGAAGTTTCACAACCTACTAAAAAGCAGCTTAGAAATAACAAAAATCCGGACAGTTTTTTCATTCTTTAATGTACCACTAATCCCAGTCTGATAAACAATATAAGATAGCCTCCTTAATCTTAATAAATCAATCCCCTATAGGGGTATATTTATTAAACCTTTAGATTGTCTTTATATTTATGCACTCGAATTTATTAGCTCAAAAGAATGAAGATAATATAGAATATTTCTACCGAATGATAGATGCGATCGCGCAGATAATCTCTGGCGGACAGTTAGGAGATTTCCCTTATTAATTTCCCACGTCAAAGTACATAAGCTTTTATTGATGACAAACCGGAAATATCTCAAACAATTTGATAATTAAATTAATTTATAGAGCTAGTTTAAAATTGAACAAATCGTGCAGAGTACCAAAATTAGTGAATTAATAATATGACAATCCTAAATTATTTATAAGGTAAGACGCATCTAAATAAATTTGTTAATCCGGATCTTTGCGTCAGACTCATACCCCAATTTAAATGCCGAACAGCTTAGCTCTGTCTCCCTTATCCCTCGTTTTTGCATCTAAAATAGGACTGGCAAACGCGATTGCGATCGAGGCAATTTTAAGCAGGGTATCTTGCGAGTAAACTAGTAAAAAACATTGTCAACTAGCAATTTCTATGAATTTGAGATTTATCTTATTCCCTAAGTGGCTCAGACGAAGGTGGTCAGTCGCAACATTTTCATTATGCCTCATCCTCGTCTTGTTACTAGGTGGCGGTAATTCGGTTTTGTTCGCTTTTGCTGACGAAAGTCGGATTTCCAATAGTGTTGAATCAGTTTCCTTAACTAAAAACGCCCGTAGAACACGTTTAGCTAACGGTTTGACGATTCTGACTAAAGAAGTACACACCGCACCTATCGTCACCGTTCAGGTATGGTACAAAGTTGGCTCTCGCAACGAAGCGCCAGGAGTCAATGGGATTGCACACCAACTAGAGCATATGCTCTTTAAAGGCACCAAAGATCGTCCCATTCAATTTGGAAGGTTATTTAGCGCCTTGGGTAGCGATTCCAATGCTTTTACCAGTTACGATATGACAGCTTACTTTGGCACTGTAGAGCGGAACAAACTCAAAGCCTTGATGGAAATAGAAGCAGATCGCATGAAAAATTCGGTAATTGACGACAAAAAGCTAGAAAGCGAAAAAAGAGTCGTTATTTCTGAGTTACAAGGCTATGAAAATGGTCCTGGATATCGCCTCAGTCGTGCAGTTAAACGTGATGCTTTCCCAAATCATCCCTATGGCTTGACTGTGGGGGGAACTAAAGCCGATGTAGAGAAGTTTACTCCAGAGCAGGTTAAATCTTATTACAACAGGTTTTATAGTCCAGATAACGCCACCTTAGTTATTGTCGGAGATTTTGAGACGGAAGCGACTTTAAAGGCTGCAAAAGATATTTTTGGCAAAATTCCCAAACATCAAAGCTCAACTTCCGAAAAGCTAGGAAATACAATACCTAAGCTAGAAACTACCATCAAACCCCCACTAGAAGGGAAAGTTAAACCACCTATTGTTTTAAAAGAACCAGGAAGTGCAGCTTTACTAGAGGCTGTATATCCTGCACCTGATGTTAATAACCCTGATGTTCCAGCTTTAGATGTCATGAACTATATTCTGACTGAAGGGCGCAATTCTAGGTTATATGAACCCCTAATCGAGTCAGGATTAGCTAGTGGCATTGACGGTGGGGTAGCCAACCTAATTTCTGGTGGTTGGGCGGAATTTTCAGCTACAGCTACTCCTGGGAAGAAATTACCCGATATCGATGGCGCTATCTTACAAACCATCGAAACTTTGCAAACCAAAGGGGTGACTTTAGAAGAAGTCAACCGCGCTAAAGCTCAGCTAACAGCCAGTGCGATTTTAGGCAATAGAGATATTAACAGTCAAGCTCAGCAGTTGGGTAACGACCAAACTGTAACTGGAGATTATCAGTTTACCGATAAGTATTTAGCTGGAGTGCAAAAAGTTACACCTGCTGATGTAAAGCGAGTGGCTAATAAGTATCTCAAACCGAGTCTACGCACTGTAGGATACTTTGAACCCACTCAAATTTCGGGAAAACCAGGCTCTCAAGCCACTAATTCAAGTCAAACTTCAGAAAGCTTTAATGCAGGACCACCTGTAGATCCGGCGGAAGTAGCTAAATACTTACCAAAAATCGATTCAGAGACTGTTTCCTCTACTCAGTCTTTACCGCAAACTTTTGAACTCAAAAATGGGTTAAAGGTATTACTGCTCAAAGATACTAGCACTCCCACAGTCAGTTTGAGCGGTTATATCCAAGCTGGAACCGAATTTGATGCGGCTGAAAAATCCGGTTTAGCATCTCTAACGGCAGATAATTTAACTAATGGCACCAAAACCAGAGATGCATTAACTATTGCTAAAATTCTAGCTGATCGCGGCGCGCAACTTGGTGCTAGTGCTAACCGAGAAGGTGTCAGTATTGGGGGTAGAGCTTTAGCTAGAGATTTACCGATTCTAGTTGATGTATTAGCCGATCTAACTCAAAATGCCATCTTTCCGACTCAAGAATTAGAATTAAGTCGCCAAAGAGCGTTAACCTCTTTAAAACTAGAGCTAGATAATCCAGGTCGTGTAGGGCGGCGTACCTTTCAACAGCAAGTTTATCCCAAAAATCATCCCTTCTATAATTTCCCCACAGAAGCGAGTTTAAAAGCCATTAGTCGCGAAGATTTGGTCAACTTCTACCAACAGCACTATGCACCAAATAATATGACCTTGGCTATAGCTGGTGATTTTAGTCCCAAACAAGTGCGATCGCTGCTGGAATCCAAATTTGGTAGTTGGAAAAAGACGACTCAAACTAGTTCTAGCACACTACCAGAGGTAAAACTCCCAGCTAAAACCGTTCGATTGAACCCAACTTTACCAGGTAAAACCCAATCCATCTCAATTTTAGGTTACCAGGGCATCTCCCGCCGCGATCCTCAGTTCTACCCAGCCTTAGTCATGAACGATATGTTAGGGGGAAGTACCTTATCGAGTAGATTAGGATCGGAAATCCGCGATCGCCTTGGCTTAACCTACGGGATCTACAGCGTCTTTGCAACTGGTAGATATCCAGGACCATTTTTTATTCAAATGCAAACTGCTCCAGAAGACGCTCAAAAAGCCGTTGATAGCACCATTAATGTCCTCAAGCAAATTCGATCTCAAGGGTTTAGCGTCGAGGAAATTAACGCTGCTAAATCATCTTTAGCTAGTAGCTACAACGTTGAAATTGCCGATCCCGATGCTTTAATTAGTACAATTTTGTCCAATCAAGTTTATGGACTTAGTAAAGAGGAAATTAGAGACTTTAGCCGCAAAATCCAAGAGGTAACTCCAGAACAAGTCAACCAAGCTACTAAGGATTTATTACATCCAGACAACTTGGTGATTGTCACAGTTGGACCACCATTGTCATAAT belongs to Merismopedia glauca CCAP 1448/3 and includes:
- a CDS encoding thioredoxin family protein translates to MAANLPESNSAPSDPRWRNFIIAMAAIALAIALSLGFRTQTPTTTLETLATKAVPIDVAVNNGKPTLIEFYANWCTTCQAMAEDVSKLKTEYGDKLNFVMLNVDNTKWLPEITRYRVDGIPHFVYLNPQGESVAETIGEIPRLIMAANLDALIANSSLPYAKASGQISAFAPKIMPSQSNTDDPRSHSSQVKSEN
- a CDS encoding NIL domain-containing protein yields the protein MKKRVKLTFPKRYIQMPITYRLAKDFNVAANIIRAQVAPNQVGKLVVELSGDIDQLDSAIDWMRSQGVQVSLASKEILIDEETCVHCGLCTGVCPTEALTLEPSTFRLHFARSRCIVCEQCIPTCPVQAISTNI
- a CDS encoding BCD family MFS transporter — its product is MSTSDLSNSETGYRHLPQLKLPAMFRLGLFQVGLGMMSVLPDGVLNRVLIKELGVPATIASLILAMTLFVAPARIWFGQMSDAKKLWGYHRTGYAWIGIISMAIMAIVTVQLMWQLNNSLVANGWSGETYARAGLLTLGFGTYGLAVSICSTPFATLLVDVSDDDNRSQLVAIDWGMLIGGTVVGAVTIGVLLKKLNFDAEIGQVETAINRLFFIIPAIAVTLAFLATWGMEKKYSRYSLRSQLVNREESITLKRAWRILTTSRQTKIFFIFLLFMTLGLWMQDPVLEPYGGEVFKMEIGATASLNAFWGIGTLVGLVISGFFLVPRIGKQKTAKIGCIACAACLTLVILSGFTQARVALQIALLCFGLGSGILTSGAITLMLDLTAAETAGTFIGAWGLAQAFARGMAKVIGGGLLDLGRGIFGSNLVLAYGLVFILQAAAMLTAIIFLQQVSVQEFRTNAQQAIASVLENERD
- a CDS encoding inositol monophosphatase family protein; translation: MDNFWAQVLEFAETTTHRVGEQLLQYFGNVQATRKADGSLVTEADRWSDTEIKAAIAKKFPDHAVLTEESQHIVPGSDWFWAIDPLDGTTNFTRGVPIWGIVLGLFYKGTPVFGYVHFPPLNQSFHGFWDASGELNLTPGAFLNHQPIHSSLENPSQNHFFSLCARSTFILKPGFPCKIRMLGVASYNFLAVASGTALGGVEATPKIWDLAGVYPIIQAAGASWIHLSSEPLFPLKAGEDYGQRSLPTLVVSRPELVPIFEPWVEALRS
- the mreC gene encoding rod shape-determining protein MreC, whose protein sequence is MYGWSQWWGRYRVPLILISLALGGAWFFRQTQGSLILELYQQISRPWQGNISKVQLLTNAKIEELEARLKEVETQNQQLRKLINYSKTSKFPGIITPVVGRSADNWWHQLTLARGEKDGIRVGDTVMAPGGLIGRVVTTSASSSRVLLISDRSSRVGVAVGRSRNMGFLRGQEGDRAVVEFFDKVPNVRPGDLIVTSTVSQLFPAGLPIGRVESINLQKDPAPEALIKLNAPIGYLEWVVVHRRK
- a CDS encoding rod shape-determining protein; this translates as MGWFSRFSLSSLSRDMGIDLGTANTLIYVPGKGIVLEEPSVVAVDQNEKIPLAVGKEAKSMLGRTPGNVIVVRPLRDGVIADFDNAELMLKQFIRRVHEGRTLVSPRIIIGVPSGITSVERRAVMEAASQAGAREVYLIDEPMAAAIGAGLPITEPTGNMIIDIGGGTTEVAVLSLQGSVISESVRVAGDELTECIIQYMKKVHNIVIGERTAEDIKIQIGSAFPSDGDIENVMEVRGLHLLSGLPRNITIKAPEIRESMSEPLSIIIEAVKRTLEKTPPEIGSDIVDRGIMLAGGGALLKGIDKLITHETGIVTHIAADPLTCVVMGTGKVLENFKQLERVFSGHFRNS
- a CDS encoding single-stranded DNA-binding protein: MSINVVHLVGRVGGEPEVRYFESGSIKCSLTLAVNRLSKNKDNEPPDWFNLELWGKTAEIAANYVRKGSLIGVQGAFKIETWQDRTTNTERSKPVIKVERLDLLGSKRDSDPNAVSNYTTNVEM
- a CDS encoding metal ABC transporter permease → MNTLLQPFTREIFVIPLLVGTMAGLLCGVMGVYIITRRLSYIAHGLSHAILGGAVLSYVLEINFYIGSGIWGFITALLIQYLTGRKVYSDAAIGIVTTASFALGVAIISTHRNFSRNFEAALFGNVLGVSQSDLIVVAGVTITLLALVVIFYRPLLFWSFDRDVAKVHGVPVVAMDTLFALMLATLLVSTLNILGVTLIISAVVIPASIARLLSDRFSHIMIISGITGMIISFLGIYLSYYLDIASGASVVLLSTLVFAGALIWTNLWHRRRLA
- a CDS encoding metal ABC transporter ATP-binding protein, translating into MADTLTIQPKISKPALLEVKNLSCGYQNQPVFTNVNLSFPPGNMCGLVGPSGGGKSTLMKTILGLIPPWSGEVLFQGKQLKKGQSPPKVGYVPQVETVDWNFPVTAYEVVLMGRYRQRKLFSRPSKRDRRLVKEILERLNIAHVAHQSIGELSGGQQQRVFLARALVGEPDLVILDEPTSSSDLRMQHELLHLLGELNQQGLTILLSTHDLNSVASHLPWVICFNRGVVCQGEPINVFNPSNLEKTFGAEMIVVHQGDRILIASGQTSRLHQTLNQVPTSIWGSDSHL
- a CDS encoding metal ABC transporter substrate-binding protein gives rise to the protein MKKLSGFLLFLSCFLVGCETSQNVNTSPPVAVTSTPLSVGDRTFKTPLLVVTTVAPITNIVSNIAGERVKVQGIIPEGTDSHTFEPRPSDAEILAKANLIIVNGLSLEIPTQKLANSSKPKDTKIYQIGDETIAKKDWIFDFSFPQEKGDPNPHLWVNNKYAANYAKLAAKHLIELDPEGKDYYNTNLKNYLARLDDLDKVTRAVVASIPPQNRKLLTYHDSWAYWARDYGFTVIGAIQPSDFNEPSAQDIAKLLDQINQTGVPAIFGSEVYPSKISERIAKEAKVKLANTSDDALPGEGSANAMENSNPQHTYVGMMADNLKILAENLGGNPQLVAQLNTANVVGPTAKNNQ